The nucleotide window CTCGTAGGCGTGCCCGCGCTCGATCAATTCCTCGATCAGCGCGATCTGCTCGGGGATGTGGCCGGTCGCGCGGGGGTTGATGCTCGGTTTGAGGACGTTCAACGCGTCCATGTCGCGCACGAAGGACCAGAAGTACTTGTCGGCGACCTCCATCGGCTCCAGCCTCTCCAACCGGGCGCGGGCGAGCAGCTTGTCCTCGCCGTCGTCGGAGTCGTTCTGGAGGTGGCCCACGTCGGTCACGTTGGTGACGTAGCGCACCGCATACCCGAAGTGCATCAGCGCGCGGCGGATCACGTCGAAGGCAACCTCCTTCTTCGCGTGCCCAAGGTGCGCGTCGGAGTAGACGGTCGGCCCGCACAGGTACATGCCCACCCGGCCCGGCGTGGTCGGCGTGAAGCGGACCTTCTGGCGCTGCATGGTGTCGTACAGGAAGATATCGGGGTCGGGCTGGCGGGCGCTCGGTTGCGTCATGGGTGGCTCCTGGGAGACAAAGAAAACCGCCGCGCCACATGAAGGGAGGGCGCGGCGGCAGGATCGCTGCTGACCGCTAGGGGAGGCAACAGGCGAGACTCATGGGGTCACTCTAGCAGAGCCGGTCAGTGCTGACGGCTGAGAGCTGACGGCTGACGGCTCCCGCCTGCCCGCCCGATATGATGGCGAGCGTGATCGCCCCACCCCGACCGCCCAACGCCTTCCAGTACGTGTGGCGCAGCCCGTGGGTGCGCGCGGTCGTGTTCGGGCTGGCCTTTTACGTCGCCTACCGCCTGCTGGGGCGCGTCACGACCGTGGTGGTGGACTTCGCGCTGGGCTTCCTCATCGCGTACCTCGCCAATCCGCTGCTCAACTGGCTGGAGCGGGGGCGGGTGGCGCGCGGGCTGGGCGTCTTCTTCGTCCTCCTGATCTTCCTGGGCATCTTCGCGCTGGCGGGCGTGCTGCTCGTCACCGTGTCGGCGCAGTTCATCCAGCTCCTCGACGACCTGCCCGAGCAGATCGGTCGCCTGAGCCTGCTGCTCGACCGCTCGTTCGCCTGGCTGGGTGAGCGCGGCGTGACCGGGCTGGACGGGGTGCGGGGTCGGCTCACCGAGGCCGTTCAGACCTACGTGCAGAACCTCGGCCAGAACATTATCCCGATCCTGCAAAACCTGCTCAACTCCACCGGGTCCATCTTCAACCGCCTGATCTCCATCGGCGGCGTGCTGGGACAGGTCCTCCTCATCCTGCTGCTGAGCGTGTACCTGATGCTGGACTACAGCCGCGTAAACACGGCGCTGCTGCGCGCCTTCCCGCGCCCCTGGCAACCGCGCGTGCTGGAGCTGAGCGGGCTGATCGGCACGGCGGTCGGCGGCTACGTGCGCGGCCAACTCCTGATCGCCCTCTTCATCGGCGTCTTCGTGTGGCTGGGCCTCACCCTGATCGGGATTCCCAGCGCCGCCGCCATCGGCTTTCTCGCCGGGGCCTTCAACATCGTGCCGTATCTGGGGCCGATCATCGGCGCGACGCCCGCGCTGCTGCTCGCCCTGCCGTCGGGCTGGGTGACGATGCTCCTCGTCGTCGTGATCTTCGTGGCCGCCAACCAGATCGAGAGCAACTTCCTCAGCCCCTACATCCTGAGCAGGACCACCGACCTCCACCCCATCACGGTCCTCGTCGCCATCCTCGTCGGCGTGGCTCTGCTCGGCTTCACGGGGGCGCTGCTGGCCGTGCCGACCGTGGCGTTGGGGAAGCTGTTGTTGGAGAAGTACTACTATCCGAGCCGGGTGTACACGGAAGGGCCGTAGGGACGCGGAAGGTCGAAGGCAGAAGGCTTGCTGAGGCCATCCGCCTTCTGCCTTTAACCCTCTGCCTCCAGCAACTCCACCTGCCGTCCGTCGGGGTCCTGCACGAACGCCATGTCGCGCCCGCCGGGGCTGGGCTGGAGGTCGCGGGTCACGGGGACGCCCTCGGCACGGAGGTTGGGAAGGAGGTCGCGCAGGCCGGAAACGTGCAGGGCGATGTGTTCGGCCCAATGCGAGTGCGGATTCGGCGTCTCCGTCCCGATCTGGAAGAACTGGATGCGCCCGCCGCCCAGCCGCACCACGCCGCGCCGGAAGCCCTCGGGCGTCGTCACGTCCTTCTCCACCACGCCGCCCAACCGCGCGTAGAAGGCGAGGGTGGCCGTGAGGTCGCGCGTGAGGAAGGAGACGTGCTTGAGCATGGGAGGGAGCGTAGAGCATTCGCCCGAGGCTGGCGGCTGGGCGCTCCGACGCGTACCCTCTCCCGATGCCCCCACCCCCCTGGACTCTGCGCGGACGCGGGCTGCTGACGCTGTACGCCCCGGCCCCTGGTACGCCGCTCGGTGCCCTGATGCTGCTGCGGTATGCTGAGTCACCCGTCGGTCCCTACGACGAACTCCTGTGGTTGGAGGCTCCCGTCGCCAGCCCCGCCGGGCCGCGTCCACAGGTCCGGTCCATCGTCGTCAGCACGTCCGAGAGCGTGGCGTGGGGCCGCCGCAACTGGGGCATTCCCAAGCGACTCGCCCAGTTCGAGTGGGAGAGGGGACA belongs to Deinococcus sp. YIM 134068 and includes:
- a CDS encoding AI-2E family transporter — encoded protein: MIAPPRPPNAFQYVWRSPWVRAVVFGLAFYVAYRLLGRVTTVVVDFALGFLIAYLANPLLNWLERGRVARGLGVFFVLLIFLGIFALAGVLLVTVSAQFIQLLDDLPEQIGRLSLLLDRSFAWLGERGVTGLDGVRGRLTEAVQTYVQNLGQNIIPILQNLLNSTGSIFNRLISIGGVLGQVLLILLLSVYLMLDYSRVNTALLRAFPRPWQPRVLELSGLIGTAVGGYVRGQLLIALFIGVFVWLGLTLIGIPSAAAIGFLAGAFNIVPYLGPIIGATPALLLALPSGWVTMLLVVVIFVAANQIESNFLSPYILSRTTDLHPITVLVAILVGVALLGFTGALLAVPTVALGKLLLEKYYYPSRVYTEGP
- a CDS encoding VOC family protein, yielding MLKHVSFLTRDLTATLAFYARLGGVVEKDVTTPEGFRRGVVRLGGGRIQFFQIGTETPNPHSHWAEHIALHVSGLRDLLPNLRAEGVPVTRDLQPSPGGRDMAFVQDPDGRQVELLEAEG